ggcggcgatcggggtgctggcgcagctagcaaagtgctagctgcgtccagcaaaaaaaaaaattatgaaaatcggcccagcagggcctgagcggcaccctccggcggcttaccccgtgtcacacacggggttaccgctaaggaggttaacaattATATACCAGTAATTCGCCTTAAAGCGAATGGGAATTgcgctaaataaataaaaaaatatacccaaggagagggaaggctctggatcctatagagccttccatctcctctcccggtgcctccattgcagcggcagctcctctGTTTGAAACCACCGCCGctggggacttcagaagtcttcgtgaGCCAAGTCCTCCTAAAGACAgggggctccatactgcgcacacgtgaGAGAGAGGGCGCGAGCGTGTGCGCAGTCTGGAGCGGCCCGTCTCTGGGAGCACTCGGTTCCCAaacacttccgaagcctcccttccgtggcagacagcagtatttgaccaaattcgttgaatactgctaccagggagccagcgctgcaaccAGGACAGAGAGAAGAGGAAAATACTCTCTAGGacgcagagccttctctctccttaggtcggcatttttgtttttttttactttgactcccattcactttaatgtgcccattaaccgtacaattttttcatcagatgtgatCATTCAATGCGGATTTTTACAATTTAATTATACAGACAACTGTGCattgtgtagcaaaaaaaaaaaaaaaaaaaaaaaagtcaatatagAACTGTATGGTCGACTGGAACAGAATTTAATAGATCCGAATGTTGGATTTCACGATCGAATCGGGAGAGATAGTAATCATcccatttatgggaacaatcgataattacattCTGATCTTAAAAGCAGCATCTAAAGAGCTGATGAAAAATGTgtactgttaaagcggacctgaactcagaacttcctctctgctctaaaagatatacaaCAACATACAGTAGtaacttaaagaaaaacatttctttgttacagctgatacaaatcctgcaataaatctgcagtgtgtctacttcctgctttcatggaagcagacatattgttaacaccctgtgttttCAATAGCTTCAATTTCAAGAGCGTATCTGCCttaactgccatggcagtcagctgacacagatcAAACGTGTTatgagtcacagatgagggggaattaaactcactaaatacatacagagtgcattactCTCTGATTTTCCTTTCTTCAGGTCACTTTTAATGGACAGCTTTATATTTCTGATGTAGCTACAAATCAGATCATGGCAATTCCATTGACTGAACATCAAAAAGTCCCATCACATGAATAATATCCCATATGCAGCTTCACATACAGAAATTTCCCTACCAGGCAAACACCACGCCCCCTAGCAACAATCACTACACAGTGCAAGCCCCGCCCCCTCGCTCACCTCTGCGCCGAGACCCCGACTTCGTCTTCTTGCACAGCTTTTTCAGCCACTTCAACGGTCCTTTTACCGCGACGTCTCCTTCCCCGCCCTCCTCCTCGTCGCTAGGCAACGGCGAGGGGGCTCGGCAGAAGGGGCACGTGACCTCCCCAGCCCTGGCCGCCAGGTGCTCCAGGCAGTCCGAGCAGACCACGTGACGGCAGGCGGCCAAGGGGCGCGGCCTCCTCTCCTGGCCGTAGTCAAGGTAACAGATGCCGCACTCCTCCATGTGGCTGTCGGACGACGTCATGACGTTCTGCATTGCGAGCCTCTGAAAGGAGCGAATGAGGGAGAAGCGGGACGCGCGGAAGTTATATAGTCTGGGAGGCCACGCCTGCCCGGAAGCCGTGATGTCACGGCGTGAATGGGCAGCCAATCAGAAGGGAGGGCGGGGAGCCCGGGCTGGAGGGTTGCCTGGATGACTCACACTGATACAATGTTTGCTGGGATCACGTGACCTGCATGTTCTCATCAGTCTCATGATAGAGAGCTTATCAGAGGGGATTGATGGAAGTTACTGGAAAGCGAGATCccctaacaacaacaacaacgcaCTATTATTACCATCATTACTGTATGATCATATATTAACCCTTTCCAAATCCccccagggctggctcacacaggcTTCTGTAGGGCAGCTGGCAGTGGATTGTTTGAAAAGTGTTCGGAATTAGTTTCCAGCGTTTCATTTGTGGTGTAGCGTTTTGAGCCCCCACGGGGAGATGGAAACGGCGAAAGCAACCATCGTTAGTGGCTAACTGGCGTCCAAGAGGAGGCGACACAAAAAGCTATTACCGTGGCTTAAAAAACGCTTCTATTCTCTTGAGACCCCTTTCAGACTGGGGCATTTTCATTGTGCTGCGTTACCCttttttttaccgcagggtaatgcttgatgctgggtacacaccgtgCAACTTCCCGCCTGATCGATGGGAATCGATTTATTATTTCTGACGTCCGATCAGCTCTTGATCAATAAAGCGCTCGATTTTGTACACTTATTAGAAAATAGGACGTCTTATCGATCGGGtgcactttggatatgtaaacacGATGCAACTTCCCGTTCGATCACCCATCGATCGGgcgggaaattgtatggtgtgtatccagcataaaggaaacatccaaggattcataaaaaaaaaaaaagatctatttacctggggcttcctccggcccctggcagccgtcctgtgccctcgccgcagctccgctccctgccggtggcccggggtctcCTCCGGTGCACATACGACCGCTCTAGGTTAGCATCTACTGTGCGAGCGTCTCTGTGATCGCACTCGTGATCTGGAGCATACTGCGTAGGTACAGTACTTCTCCACTTGCGCAAAACACTCCAGGCCACGTAAGTGCGCCTCTGTACCCCAAGCCACGGACTGGaagtggagctgcggcaaggggcacatgacagctgccagggctggaggaagcgtcATGTAAGTagatcatttttttaattaatcctCGGACATTCCACACAATGAAACCTATGGGACATTCCATACCTGCTGCAGTGCGATGCGCTGTAAGTATCGCATCTGACGCGAAACAACAGCACATTACCGGG
This DNA window, taken from Hyperolius riggenbachi isolate aHypRig1 chromosome 3, aHypRig1.pri, whole genome shotgun sequence, encodes the following:
- the RNF227 gene encoding RING finger protein 227, with the protein product MQNVMTSSDSHMEECGICYLDYGQERRPRPLAACRHVVCSDCLEHLAARAGEVTCPFCRAPSPLPSDEEEGGEGDVAVKGPLKWLKKLCKKTKSGSRRRGSLASEDVRDLAMMCSYFM